In Solanum stenotomum isolate F172 chromosome 6, ASM1918654v1, whole genome shotgun sequence, one DNA window encodes the following:
- the LOC125869450 gene encoding uncharacterized protein LOC125869450, whose translation MGTQVHYKGFLPSYYSMKDLNEDSNSSSWTPSYGDKTLPNGQYCNGFTPRTTTNAYPGYDKDILKQTMLEHEAIFRNQVVELHRLYRIQRDMMDEFKRKEMHKYRSSMEPSCSSSHLGPQVPSEDVRKWHIANFPLENSSYTRPSTSGTENVNSPFSSSKGDGVQPGRVQMQNGYSSKACDILEARPSKVRKMLFDLHLPADDYIDTEDGGQSRDNAGSLHPSYPVNGNYVVPQENGKKLFLGGDGAAKGDSRKDASTSNSCLRGSIGLADLNEPAQLDEATDPVDFLGYGNNHKETRSINASAKPNPPFVALPWNSNCASPNESLSNLYNRSRGKEREWLASAYETGNIKGSSVSLPRGLEEEKIPAASHQAPAMINKAYQAPGALLVHHIKDGIWKDRTGHSLDMSHRNGEQSNYTQVGPFVTSKMASPFPCASSSEFSSLWPHSVSSWEKPNSSFTQRLSSLHTNSFFNSSAAVGMDSQSSQSQIGDYWQANGGSSRVRPGCPSGIPNRNVFYHGSSSGTKESPIHVPSGAFDSLSYIKGDRFTSEHSSNNACENFLISSNNTDVKSAKGFNLNVLATSALSEEPPRQDVECSNEKRERQDPVTVLPWLKAKANYKNEDVNTRIGGTSADSGFVQAYSNSPFCQSDPSALEHHHMKTAKEVCEMGHVRKILGVPILDIPIASRNESSSSLVSASANLRSSPERKTIRHERRSMVIDINVACDLSMVEPEESDAVVHIVTTKVMETKTINIKNHFDLNSCITEDEEPVSSETNKSNVKTILDIDLEAPVVMDIEQDNLPREEDEKQRGASLQLPDHKPEQTQEELLRTAAEAIVAISSSTHCISTEERHSDMSDDPLTSLRWFVDVVSSCAAELDSTPSAKEITFKNNNMMVTHSAFKEIDYFEAMTLQLTETKEEDYMPKPFVPEVQTVEDAGASSLTNRPRRGNARRGRQRRDFQRDILPGLASLSRHEVTEDIQIFGGLMRATGHTWNSSLTRRNGTRNGGTRGRRKKVVDTSTPAPAPVLTTTTTSSPLIHQLNNIEASLEDNKSLTGWGKTPRRPRRQRCPAGTPSAVLLT comes from the exons ATGGGAACACAAGTGCACTACAAAGGATTCCTACCAAGCTATTACTCTATGAAGGACCTTAATGAGGATTCTAACAGCAGCAGTTGGACCCCATCTTATGGAGATAAGACATTACCAAACGGGCAATATTGTAATGGTTTCACCCCGAGGACTACAACTAATGCATATCCAGGGTATGATAAGGACATTCTAAAGCAGACAATGCTTGAACACGAGGCCATATTCAGGAATCAG GTGGTGGAACTTCATCGCCTTTACAGAATTCAAAGGGACATGATGGACGAATTTAAAAGGAAGGAAATGCATAAATATCGCTCATCAATGGAGCCATCATGTTCATCCAGTCACCTAGGACCTCAAGTACCATCTGAGGATGTTCGGAAATGGCACATCGCAAACTTTCCGTTGGAAAATTCTAGTTATACTAGACCATCTACATCTGGTACTGAAAATGTTAATTCTCCCTTTAGTTCTTCAAAAGGAGATGGTGTACAGCCTGGTCGAGTTCAAATGCAAAATGGTTATTCTTCGAAAGCCTGTGATATTTTGGAGGCTAGGCCCTCAAAGGTCCGGAAAATGTTGTTTGATCTTCACCTTCCAGCCGATGATTACATAGATACAGAAGATGGTGGGCAGTCGCGAGATAATGCAGGATCTTTACATCCTAGTTATCCTGTTAATGGAAATTATGTAGTTCCTCAAGAGAacggaaaaaaattgtttcttgGTGGCGATGGTGCTGCAAAAGGTGATAGCCGAAAAGATGCTTCAACATCCAATTCATGTTTGAGAGGCTCAATTGGGTTGGCTGACCTAAATGAACCAGCGCAGCTTGATGAAGCAACTGATCCTGTTGATTTTCTTGGTTACGGTAATAATCATAAAGAGACTAGAAGCATAAATGCTTCTGCAAAACCAAATCCGCCATTTGTGGCTTTGCCTTGGAATTCCAATTGTGCCAGCCCAAATGAGTCTTTAAGTAACCTATACAATCGCAGTAGAGGCAAAGAGAGGGAGTGGTTGGCTTCGGCATATGAAACCG GTAACATCAAAGGTAGCTCAGTTTCATTACCAAGAGGTCTCGAAGAAGAAAAGATCCCTGCAGCTTCCCATCAAGCACCAGCAATGATTAACAAAGCCTATCAAGCTCCAGGCGCTCTTCTAGTTCACCATATTAAGGATGGCATTTGGAAAGATAGAACAGGACATAGTTTAGATATGTCTCACAGAAATGGTGAGCAGTCTAATTATACTCAAGTGGGACCATTTGTTACTTCCAAGATGGCTAGTCCATTTCCATGTGCAAGTTCCTCTGAATTTAGCAGTTTGTGGCCGCATTCTGTCTCTTCTTGGGAGAAGCCAAACAGTAGCTTTACTCAGAGGTTATCCTCATTGCATACAAACTCATTTTTCAACTCATCTGCAGCAGTTGGTATGGATTCACAGTCATCTCAGAGCCAAATTGGAGACTATTGGCAAGCTAATGGTGGCAGTTCTAGGGTGCGTCCAGGCTGTCCCAGTGGGATACCCAACCGAAATGTTTTCTACCATGGGTCCTCATCTGGGACAAAAGAATCACCAATTCACGTCCCTTCAGGTGCTTTTGACTCTTTGAGCTACATTAAGGGGGACCGGTTTACATCTGAACATTCCTCTAATAATGCATGCGAGAATTTTCTCATTAGTTCTAACAATACGGATGTGAAATCTGCAAAAGGTTTCAACTTAAATGTGCTAGCAACAAGTGCACTCAGTGAGGAACCTCCCAGGCAAGATGTTGAGTGTAGTAATGAAAAAAGAGAGCGTCAAGACCCTGTGACAGTTTTGCCGTGGCTTAAAGCTAAagcaaattataaaaatgaggACGTCAATACAAGGATAGGTGGAACTTCAGCAGATTCAGGATTTGTCCAGGCTTACTCAAACTCTCCTTTCTGCCAGAGTGATCCATCAGCTTTGGAACATCACCATATGAAGACCGCAAAAGAAGTGTGCGAGATGGGACATGTAAGAAAAATTCTTGGTGTTCCAATCCTCGATATTCCCATTGCTTCCAGAAATGAGTCATCATCATCACTTGTTTCTGCTTCTGCTAATCTCCGTTCCTCTCCTGAGAGAAAGACTATCAGACATGAGAGGAGGAGTATGGTGATCGACATTAACGTGGCTTGTGACCTTTCTATGGTTGAGCCCGAGGAATCTGATGCTGTAGTACATATCGTTACTACGAAAGTGATGGAGACAAAAACTATCAACATCAAGAATCACTTTGATCTGAACTCATGTATTACTGAGGATGAAGAACCAGTTTCATCTGAAACCAACAAGTCCAATGTGAAGACTATTTTGGATATAGATCTGGAAGCTCCTGTAGTTATGGACATTGAACAAGATAATTTGCCTAGAGAAGAAGACGAAAAGCAACGTGGGGCATCTTTGCAGCTGCCGGACCATAAACCTGAGCAAACACAGGAGGAATTACTCAGGACTGCAGCAGAAGCAATAGTTGCCATCTCATCATCCACTCATTGCATCTCGACTGAGGAAAGACACAGTGATATGTCTGATGATCCTCTGACATCTCTTCGATGGTTTGTTGATGTGGTCTCTTCTTGTGCAGCCGAGCTAGATAGTACTCCGTCTGCTAAAGAAATTAcattcaagaacaacaacatGATGGTTACACATAGTGCTTTTAAGGAAATTGATTACTTTGAAGCAATGACATTGCAATTAACAGAGACCAAGGAGGAAGACTACATGCCCAAGCCATTTGTTCCTGAAGTCCAAACAGTGGAAGATGCAGGAGCCAGTTCACTAACAAACCGACCCCGAAGAGGGAATGCAAGAAGGGGAAGACAGCGGAGGGACTTCCAAAGGGATATCCTTCCCGGTCTAGCTTCATTGTCAAGGCATGAGGTGACCGAAGACATTCAGATATTTGGAGGGTTGATGAGAGCAACAGGCCATACTTGGAACTCCAGTTTGACAAGAAGGAATGGGACAAGAAATGGAGGTACTAGGGGAAGGCGGAAAAAAGTTGTGGACACCAGTACCCCTGCCCCAGCCCCGGTTTTGACCACAACAACAACGAGCTCTCCACTAATACACCAACTTAATAACATTGAAGCCAGTTTGGAAGACAATAAAAGCCTAACAGGGTGGGGAAAGACACCTAGACGCCCTCGGAGACAAAGATGCCCTGCAGGCACTCCTTCGGCTGTCCTGTTAACTTAA
- the LOC125869451 gene encoding uncharacterized protein LOC125869451 translates to MGTQVHYKGFLPSYYSMRDLNEDANSSSWPLFYGDKTLPNGQYCNGFTPRTITDAYPGYDKDILKQKMIEHEGIFRNQVVELHRLYRIQRDMMDEFKRKEMHKHRSSMEPSCSSSHLGPQLPSEDVRKWNITNVPLENSSYTRPSTSGTEIVNSPFSSSKGDCLQPGRVQMQNDYSSKACDVLEARPSKVRKKLFDLHLPADDYLDTEEGGQLRDNAGSLHPCYPANGDYVVAQESGTKLFLGGGAKGDSRKDASTSNSCLRSSIGLADLNEPAQLDEATDPVDFLGYDNNHKETRSINASAKSNSPFVALPWNSNCASPNESLSTLYDRSRGKEREWLTSAHETGNIKGSSVSLPRGFEEEKIPAASHQAPVMINKAYQAPGAHLVHHIKDGIWKDRTGHSLDMSHRNGEQSNYTQVGPFVTSKMASPYPCASSSEFSSSWPHSVSSWEKPNGSFTQRLSSLHTNSFFNSSAAVGKGSQSSQSQIGDYWQANGNSSRLRPGCAGELPIRSGFYHGSSSGTKESPIHIPSGAFDSLSYIKGDRFTSERSSNNACENFLISPNNMDVKSAKGFNLNVLATSALSEEPPRRDVEFGNEKREHQDPVTVLPWLKAKANCKNEGVNTRIGGTSANSGSVQAYSNPLFCQSDPSGLEHHHMKTTKEVVETPHVRKILGVPILDIPVASRNESSSSLVFASANLRSSPERKTIKQERRSMVIDINVACDLSMLEPEEPDVVEQIATKKVLETKAMNIRNHFDLNSCITEDEEEPVSAVTDKASVKTILDIDLEAPVLMDNEQDDFPGEDDEKQHEASSQHTQEELLKTAAEAIVSISSSTHCTAIEEAKSDPSDDPLESLRWFVDVVSSCAAELDSTPSAKEITGKNNNMMVALAHSSFKEIDYFEAMTLQLTETKEEDYMPKPFVPEVQTVEDAGAASSLTNRPRRGNARRGRQRRDFQRDVLPGLSSLSRHEVTEDIQIFGGLMRATGHTWNSSLTRRNATRNGGARGRRKKVVDTSTPVLTTTTTTSPLIYQLNNIEASLEDNKSLTGWGKTPRRPRRQRCPAGNPSPVLLT, encoded by the exons ATGGGAACACAAGTGCACTATAAAGGATTCTTACCAAGCTATTACTCTATGAGGGACCTTAATGAGGATGCTAACAGCAGCAGTTGGCCCCTATTTTATGGAGATAAGACCTTACCAAACGGGCAATATTGTAATGGTTTCACGCCGAGGACTATAACTGATGCATATCCAGGGTATGATAAGGACATTCTAAAGCAGAAAATGATTGAACACGAGGGCATATTCAGGAATCAG GTGGTTGAACTTCATCGCCTTTACAGAATTCAAAGGGACATGATGGACGAATTTAAAAGGAAGGAAATGCATAAACATCGCTCATCAATGGAGCCATCATGTTCATCCAGTCACCTAGGACCTCAACTACCATCTGAGGATGTCCGGAAATGGAACATCACAAACGTTCCCTTGGAAAATTCTAGTTATACTAGACCATCTACATCTGGTACTGAAATCGTCAATTCTCCTTTTAGTTCTTCAAAAGGAGATTGTTTACAGCCCGGTCGAGTTCAAATGCAAAATGATTATTCTTCGAAAGCCTGTGATGTTTTGGAGGCTAGGCCCTCAAAGGTCCGGAAAAAATTGTTTGATCTTCACCTTCCAGCCGATGATTACTTAGATACAGAAGAAGGTGGGCAGTTGAGAGATAATGCAGGATCTTTACATCCTTGTTATCCTGCTAATGGAGATTATGTAGTTGCTCAAGAGAGTGGAACAAAATTGTTTCTTGGTGGTGGTGCAAAGGGTGATAGCCGAAAAGATGCTTCAACATCCAATTCGTGTTTGAGAAGCTCAATTGGGTTGGCTGACCTAAATGAACCAGCGCAGCTTGATGAAGCAACCGATCCTGTTGATTTTCTTGGTTATGATAATAATCATAAAGAGACTAGAAGCATAAATGCTTCTGCAAAATCAAATTCACCGTTTGTAGCTTTGCCTTGGAATTCCAATTGTGCAAGCCCAAATGAGTCTTTAAGTACCCTATACGATCGCAGTAGAGGCAAAGAGAGGGAGTGGTTGACTTCGGCACATGAAACAG GTAACATCAAAGGTAGCTCGGTTTCATTACCAAGAGGTTTCGAAGAAGAAAAGATCCCTGCAGCTTCCCATCAAGCACCAGTAATGATTAACAAAGCCTATCAAGCTCCGGGCGCTCATCTAGTTCACCATATTAAGGATGGTATTTGGAAAGATAGAACAGGACATAGTTTAGATATGTCTCACAGAAATGGTGAGCAGTCTAATTATACTCAAGTGGGACCATTTGTTACTTCCAAGATGGCTAGTCCATATCCATGTGCAAGTTCCTCTGAATTTAGCAGTTCGTGGCCGCACTCTGTCTCTTCTTGGGAGAAGCCAAATGGTAGCTTTACTCAGAGGTTATCCTCGTTGCATACAAACTCATTTTTCAACTCATCTGCAGCAGTTGGTAAGGGTTCACAGTCATCTCAGAGCCAAATTGGAGACTATTGGCAAGCTAATGGTAACAGTTCTAGGTTGCGTCCAGGTTGTGCCGGTGAGCTACCCATCCGGAGTGGTTTCTACCATGGGTCTTCATCTGGGACGAAAGAATCACCAATTCACATTCCTTCAGGTGCTTTTGACTCTTTGAGCTACATTAAGGGGGACCGGTTTACATCTGAACGTTCCTCTAATAATGCATGTGAGAATTTTCTTATTAGCCCTAACAATATGGATGTAAAATCTGCAAAAGGCTTCAACTTAAATGTTCTAGCAACGAGTGCACTCAGCGAGGAACCTCCCAGGCGAGATGTTGAGTTTGGTAATGAAAAAAGAGAGCATCAAGACCCTGTGACTGTGTTGCCATGGCTTAAAGCTAAAGCAAATTGTAAAAATGAGGGCGTCAATACTAGGATAGGTGGAACTTCAGCAAATTCAGGCTCTGTCCAGGCTTACTCAAACCCTCTTTTTTGCCAGAGTGATCCATCAGGTTTGGAACATCACCATATGAAGACCACTAAAGAAGTGGTCGAGACGCCACATGTAAGGAAAATCCTTGGTGTTCCAATCCTCGATATTCCCGTTGCTTCCAGAAATGAGTCGTCATCATCACTTGTTTTTGCTTCTGCTAATCTTCGTTCCTCTCCTGAGAGAAAAACTATCAAACAAGAGAGGAGGAGTATGGTGATCGACATTAACGTGGCTTGTGACCTTTCTATGCTTGAGCCCGAGGAACCTGATGTTGTAGAACAAATCGCTACTAAGAAAGTGCTGGAGACAAAAGCTATGAACATCAGGAATCACTTTGATTTGAACTCATGTATTACTGAGGATGAAGAAGAACCAGTTTCTGCTGTAACCGATAAGGCCAGTGTGAAGACTATTCTGGATATAGACCTCGAAGCCCCTGTACTTATGGACAATGAACAAGATGATTTTCCTGGAGAAGACGATGAGAAGCAACATGAGGCATCTTCGCAGCACACACAGGAGGAACTACTCAAGACTGCAGCTGAAGCAATAGTTTCCATCTCATCATCCACTCATTGCACCGCAATAGAGGAAGCAAAAAGTGATCCGTCTGATGATCCCCTGGAATCTCTTCGATGGTTTGTTGACGTGGTCTCTTCTTGTGCAGCGGAGCTTGATAGTACTCCATCTGCTAAAGAAATTACAGGCAAGAACAACAACATGATGGTTGCACTTGCACATAGTTCTTTTAAGGAAATAGATTACTTTGAAGCCATGACATTGCAACTAACAGAGACCAAGGAGGAAGATTACATGCCCAAGCCATTTGTTCCTGAAGTCCAAACAGTAGAAGATGCAGGAGCAGCCAGTTCACTAACAAACCGACCACGAAGAGGGAATGCAAGGAGGGGAAGACAAAGGAGGGACTTCCAAAGGGATGTCCTTCCTGGTCTGTCTTCATTGTCAAGGCATGAAGTGACTGAAGACATCCAGATATTCGGAGGGTTGATGAGAGCAACAGGCCATACTTGGAACTCCAGTTTGACAAGAAGGAACGCGACAAGAAATGGAGGTGCAAGGGGAAGGAGGAAAAAAGTCGTGGACACCAGTACCCCGGTATTGACCACAACAACGACAACCTCTCCACTAATTTACCAACTTAACAACATTGAAGCCAGTTTGGAAGATAACAAAAGCCTAACAGGGTGGGGAAAGACGCCTAGACGCCCTCGGAGACAAAGATGCCCTGCAGGCAATCCTTCTCCTGTCCTGTTAACTTAA